In the Arachis ipaensis cultivar K30076 chromosome B10, Araip1.1, whole genome shotgun sequence genome, one interval contains:
- the LOC107623541 gene encoding peroxidase 17, translating to MPTSQLMTMLVFLIILVHIALVSSLNLRPGYYSETCPEAEFIVRDVMKRALMREPRSVASVMRFQFHDCFVNGCDGSMLLDDTPTMLGEKLSLSNINSLRSYEVVDEIKEALEKACPGVVSCADIIIMASRDAVALTGGPDWEVRLGRLDSLTASQEDADNIMPSPRANATTLIDLFHRFNLSVKDLVALSGSHSIGEGRCFSIMFRLYNQSGTGKPDPAINPIFREELYKRCPLDVDQNTTVELDSTPRLFDNQYFKDLVAGRGFLNSDETLFTFPLTKKFVKLYSKGQDEFFRDFVEGMLKMGDLQSGQPGEIRRNCRVVNSVADHLVVGPQNRMESNHKSI from the exons ATGCCTACAAGCCAACTGATGACCATGCTTGTGTTTCTCATAATACTTGTGCACATAGCCTTGGTGTCCTCGTTGAATCTTCGACCAGGATATTACTCAGAGACATGTCCAGAAGCTGAATTTATAGTCCGAGATGTCATGAAGAGGGCCCTCATGAGGGAGCCGAGAAGTGTTGCCTCTGTCATGCGCTTCCAGTTCCATGATTGTTTTGTCAAT GGGTGTGATGGCTCCATGTTGCTTGATGATACACCAACCATGCTAGGGGAGAAACTGTCCCTGTCAAATATTAATTCACTTAGATCCTATGAAGTTGTTGATGAAATCAAGGAGGCTCTTGAGAAGGCATGTCCTGGTGTTGTTTCTTGCGCTGATATCATAATCATGGCATCAAGAGATGCTGTAGCACTG ACCGGAGGACCCgactgggaggtgaggttgggaAGATTGGACAGCCTGACTGCAAGTCAAGAAGATGCAGACAACATCATGCCAAGCCCAAGAGCCAACGCAACCACTCTCATTGACCTTTTTCACAGATTCAACCTCTCTGTCAAGGACCTTGTGGCACTCTCAGGATCACACTCCATCGGCGAAGGTCGATGTTTTTCAATCATGTTTCGGCTCTACAATCAATCGGGAACTGGAAAGCCTGATCCTGCCATCAACCCCATATTCAGGGAAGAACTATACAAGCGATGCCCCCTTGATGTCGATCAGAACACGACTGTGGAACTTGATTCAACACCAAGGTTGTTCGATAATCAATATTTCAAGGACTTGGTTGCTGGGAGGGGGTTCCTCAACTCCGATGAAACACTCTTCACTTTCCCCTTGACGAAAAAGTTTGTGAAATTGTATAGCAAGGGTCAAGATGAGTTCTTTAGAGATTTTGTCGAAGGGATGCTGAAGATGGGTGACTTGCAGTCCGGCCAGCCTGGTGAGATTAGGAGGAACTGCAGGGTGGTTAACTCGGTCGCGGATCACCTGGTGGTTGGGCCGCAAAATAGGATGGAGAGTAACCATAAATCAATATAG
- the LOC107623630 gene encoding probable anion transporter 5: protein MTKKPFLFIPVRYLIVFLTFICTSVCYIERVGFSIAYTVAADAAAVTQSSKGSILSTFYYGYACSQVPGGYAAQKIGGRRVLLLSFLLWSLTCFLVPLDPNRVTVLVVARLLVGVAQGFIFPSIHTVLAQWVPPHERSRSVSLTTSGMYLGAALGMLLLPSLVKFKGPQSVFVAEAALGAVWSLLWFKYSSDPKATASGAGEQLLPTNKKIDARKPAPKTVTIPWVKIMTNLPVWAIVVNNFTFHYALYVLMNWLPTYFELGLQLSLHDMGSSKMMPYLNMFLFSNIGGVVADYLITRRIMSVTRTRKFLNTMGFVVASLALAVIPSFRTSGGAVFCSSVALGFLALGRAGFAVNHMDIAPRYAGIVMGVSNTAGTLAGIVGVDLTGKLLEAAKVADADLSSPESWKAVFFIPGLLCVFSSLIFLLFSTGERIFD from the coding sequence ATGACCAAAAAGCCCTTCCTCTTCATCCCCGTCCGCTACCTCATCGTCTTCCTCACATTCATCTGCACCTCCGTCTGCTACATCGAGCGCGTTGGCTTCTCCATCGCCTACACCGTCGCCGCCGACGCCGCCGCCGTCACACAATCCTCCAAAGGCTCCATCCTCTCCACCTTTTACTACGGCTATGCCTGCTCCCAGGTCCCCGGCGGCTACGCCGCACAGAAGATCGGCGGCCGCCGCGTCCTCCTCCTATCCTTCCTCCTCTGGTCCCTCACCTGCTTCCTCGTCCCCTTAGATCCAAACCGCGTAACCGTTCTCGTCGTCGCACGGTTACTCGTCGGCGTCGCGCAAGGGTTTATATTCCCTTCAATCCACACCGTTCTTGCGCAGTGGGTCCCACCTCATGAGAGATCCAGATCCGTTTCTCTAACTACCTCAGGCATGTACCTTGGTGCAGCTTTAGGTATGCTACTCCTCCCGAGCCTCGTTAAATTCAAGGGTCCGCAATCTGTTTTCGTTGCCGAAGCTGCTCTCGGCGCGGTTTGGTCTTTGCTTTGGTTTAAATACTCGTCCGATCCTAAAGCCACCGCTTCCGGTGCCGGCGAACAGCTGCTTCCGACGAACAAGAAAATTGACGCGCGAAAACCTGCGCCGAAGACCGTTACGATCCCTTGGGTGAAAATCATGACGAATTTGCCTGTTTGGGCTATTGTTGTTAACAATTTCACATTTCATTATGCTTTGTATGTGTTGATGAATTGGCTTCCTACTTACTTCGAATTAGGGCTTCAGCTTAGCCTCCATGATATGGGTTCATCAAAGATGATGCCTTATTTGAACATGTTCTTGTTCTCCAATATCGGAGGCGTTGTCGCGGATTATCTGATTACTAGGAGGATTATGTCAGTTACCAGGACAAGGAAATTCTTGAATACTATGGGGTTTGTGGTGGCGTCGCTCGCATTGGCTGTGATTCCGAGTTTTAGAACTTCTGGTGGTGCTGTGTTCTGTTCCTCCGTGGCGCTTGGGTTCTTGGCGTTGGGGAGGGCGGGGTTTGCTGTGAACCATATGGATATTGCACCAAGGTATGCTGGCATTGTGATGGGAGTTTCCAACACTGCTGGCACGCTGGCTGGCATTGTTGGAGTTGACTTGACTGGCAAGCTTCTCGAGGCTGCGAAGGTTGCAGATGCTGATCTGTCAAGTCCTGAGAGCTGGAAGGCTGTCTTCTTCATTCCTGGTTTGTTGTGCGTGTTTAGTTCCTTGATATTTTTGCTGTTCTCAACAGGGGAGAGGATTTTTGATTGA